A window of Jannaschia sp. M317 contains these coding sequences:
- a CDS encoding GntR family transcriptional regulator: MTAAFEPGSKLKPSTLQHEYGCSANTVRDVLLQLSKVGLVEFEIQRGFRARHASKARLHDICRFRIVLEQEGAVASMRNGGLAWEARLAAAHHSLSHIETQIARAPSAEPFVALWSEAEQTFHQTLISECRIPPLIETFDAVYKQFRQQMVAATDFTPGYFNPIIREHQAILDAALSGNEDALRQAVRDHQNRNLT, translated from the coding sequence ATGACTGCCGCCTTTGAGCCGGGTTCGAAGCTGAAGCCTTCGACACTTCAGCACGAATATGGCTGCTCTGCCAACACGGTGCGCGATGTCCTGCTACAGCTGTCCAAAGTCGGCCTGGTGGAGTTCGAAATCCAGAGGGGATTCCGGGCCCGTCACGCGTCCAAGGCGCGGTTGCACGACATTTGTCGGTTTCGCATCGTGCTGGAACAGGAAGGGGCCGTTGCCTCCATGCGCAATGGCGGCCTCGCCTGGGAGGCGAGGCTGGCCGCAGCCCACCACAGTCTCAGCCATATCGAGACGCAAATCGCCCGCGCCCCCTCTGCCGAGCCGTTTGTCGCGCTCTGGTCCGAGGCCGAGCAGACCTTTCATCAGACCCTGATCAGCGAATGCCGAATCCCGCCGCTGATCGAAACCTTTGACGCCGTCTACAAGCAGTTCCGCCAGCAGATGGTCGCCGCGACCGATTTCACGCCGGGCTATTTCAACCCGATCATCCGCGAACATCAGGCGATTCTCGACGCCGCCCTGTCGGGAAACGAAGATGCCCTGCGGCAGGCGGTACGCGACCACCAAAACCGAAACCTGACCTAG
- a CDS encoding TRAP transporter substrate-binding protein, giving the protein MKTLTLAAFAAATTALTAPVAMADGHATTTLRIQTHYAPETESGRLAQDFFDKVELMSNGEINIEAFFSSSVVKSVETFDAAATGILDCDMTGGGYQTGKNPAFQFVGDIMGGYDTPYQQLSWLYYGDGLAAAQELYNAYDMQLIGWWVYGQESFASTKPIAGIGDLKDWKFRSPPGMETKIFEKLGATPIVMDFTEIFTALETGIIDGADASGLANNVGLGLYDIAKFANFPGFHSMPSDHLACNKAVWDGMPEHHRAIMSTAMESLALQTALTFEKKNAEAAAQLRADGVTLSQWGAEDMAEFRAAAQATWPEFATTPEAEALVESHLTYLRQLGLVSE; this is encoded by the coding sequence ATGAAAACGCTCACGTTGGCGGCATTTGCCGCCGCGACCACCGCGCTGACTGCACCTGTCGCCATGGCGGACGGCCATGCCACGACCACGCTGCGCATCCAGACGCACTATGCCCCGGAAACCGAATCCGGCCGCCTTGCACAGGACTTCTTCGACAAGGTCGAGTTGATGTCCAACGGCGAGATCAACATCGAGGCGTTCTTCTCGTCCTCCGTCGTGAAATCGGTCGAAACCTTCGACGCCGCGGCCACGGGCATCCTGGACTGCGACATGACCGGTGGTGGCTACCAGACCGGCAAGAACCCCGCGTTCCAGTTCGTCGGCGACATCATGGGCGGCTATGACACCCCCTATCAGCAGCTGTCGTGGCTGTATTACGGTGACGGCCTGGCCGCCGCGCAGGAACTGTACAACGCCTATGACATGCAGCTGATCGGCTGGTGGGTTTACGGCCAGGAGAGCTTTGCCTCGACCAAGCCGATCGCCGGCATCGGTGACCTGAAGGATTGGAAATTCCGTTCGCCCCCGGGCATGGAAACCAAGATCTTTGAAAAGCTGGGCGCCACGCCCATCGTGATGGACTTCACCGAGATCTTCACCGCGCTGGAAACCGGCATCATCGACGGCGCCGACGCCTCGGGCCTGGCCAACAACGTGGGCCTGGGTCTGTATGACATCGCCAAGTTCGCCAACTTCCCCGGCTTCCACTCGATGCCGTCGGATCACCTGGCGTGCAACAAGGCCGTCTGGGACGGCATGCCCGAGCATCACCGCGCGATCATGTCGACCGCGATGGAAAGCCTCGCGCTGCAGACCGCGCTGACCTTCGAGAAGAAGAACGCCGAAGCCGCCGCTCAGCTGCGCGCCGATGGTGTGACCCTTTCGCAGTGGGGTGCCGAGGACATGGCTGAGTTCCGTGCCGCCGCTCAGGCAACCTGGCCCGAGTTCGCGACCACGCCCGAAGCCGAGGCCCTGGTCGAGAGCCACCTGACCTACCTGCGTCAGCTGGGCCTCGTGTCCGAGTGA
- a CDS encoding NAD(P)-binding domain-containing protein, with translation MTGLPLAGNTSGGKAAGRGGRAPLPSRPQAQTLLTCGLIGENIGNSRLARALGLLCADHGMTLDFTAIDTMGDPDFDFDGTVDDLRLQGWTGVTVTHPWKTHAAAWAGDRMVAGTEDLGASNTLTFAPVAGHNTDYSGFLRAWAAGMDSPPGVVAVAGAGGVARAVVPALLALGATEVLVWDRDAGAAEALAHRTGARAVTDAAAAIAAADGLVNCTPMGMAPYGGTAFDAALIGGQAWAFDAVYTPTETPFVQAARAAGLRVLTGFDLFRHMALASFEAYTGQRPDPATALPKLDVLKPE, from the coding sequence TTGACCGGTCTTCCTCTGGCCGGAAATACCTCGGGGGGGAAGGCCGCAGGCCGGGGGGGCAGAGCCCCCCTCCCCTCGCGCCCCCAGGCGCAAACCCTGCTGACCTGCGGGTTGATCGGCGAGAATATCGGCAACTCCCGCCTGGCGCGCGCTTTGGGTCTGCTCTGTGCGGATCATGGGATGACGCTCGACTTTACGGCGATCGACACCATGGGCGATCCCGATTTCGATTTTGACGGCACGGTCGACGATCTGCGGCTGCAGGGCTGGACCGGGGTGACGGTCACCCATCCCTGGAAAACCCATGCTGCCGCCTGGGCGGGGGACCGGATGGTTGCGGGAACCGAGGATCTGGGTGCGTCCAACACCCTGACCTTTGCGCCGGTGGCCGGGCACAATACAGACTACAGCGGGTTCCTGCGGGCCTGGGCCGCCGGGATGGACAGCCCGCCGGGCGTCGTCGCCGTGGCCGGTGCAGGGGGCGTGGCGCGGGCGGTGGTGCCCGCCTTGCTGGCCTTGGGCGCGACAGAGGTTCTGGTCTGGGACCGCGACGCAGGTGCCGCCGAGGCGCTGGCCCATCGCACGGGCGCGCGGGCTGTAACCGACGCGGCGGCCGCGATTGCGGCAGCTGACGGCCTGGTCAACTGCACCCCCATGGGCATGGCCCCTTATGGCGGCACTGCCTTCGACGCTGCGTTGATCGGCGGGCAGGCCTGGGCCTTTGACGCGGTCTACACGCCGACCGAGACGCCCTTTGTCCAGGCAGCGCGGGCCGCTGGCCTGCGGGTTCTGACCGGGTTCGACCTGTTCCGACACATGGCGCTGGCCTCGTTCGAGGCCTACACCGGACAGCGCCCGGACCCGGCGACGGCTTTGCCGAAACTCGACGTTCTGAAACCGGAGTGA
- a CDS encoding TRAP transporter large permease subunit produces the protein MDVGTISLVLLIALMLLLAIGMPLGMASAVLAVLVLVMKFEPNLLTAPWEFGEGILTGRFGSGPLNILAQKIYGLLTDYVLISIPLFIFMAALLERSGIAKDMYTSLNVWMNRMRGGIAVVTSIMAVIMAAMSGIIGGEVVLLGLIALPQMLRLGYDQNLAIGTICASGSLGTMIPPSIVLIIFGLITETSIKALFTAAFVPGFMLASFIIIYIIVRTQMNPALAPLPEPKPGEPETGEKAMLFGAFLSILVAGFSAALFVRALFFTVTGQNAVIENVDPISLGQPHHVWVFGIAFVVAMALIYLVFKPSRAKTGWAMGKGLVAPIVVIGVVMGSIYGGISGITEAAGMGVVAVFLISLFRGEASVELVWDSLMRTLKSTGTIIWVTIGAATLAGAYTIAGGPTYVANIITSADLPTMGILLVMMLILLIMGAFMDWVGIVLLIIPVFLPIVQRLPIEEIGLLGHVEPKNLAVWFGVLFCMNMQVSFLSPPFGPAAFYLKSVCPPHISLTDIFRGFLPFICIQILALSVLLIYPPIIEVLLD, from the coding sequence ATGGACGTCGGAACAATCTCGCTGGTCTTGCTGATCGCGCTGATGCTGCTGCTTGCGATTGGCATGCCGTTGGGGATGGCCTCGGCCGTGCTCGCCGTGCTCGTGCTGGTCATGAAATTTGAGCCGAACCTGCTGACGGCACCCTGGGAGTTCGGGGAGGGCATCCTGACCGGACGCTTCGGCTCTGGGCCGCTGAACATCCTGGCACAGAAGATATACGGGCTTTTGACGGACTATGTCCTGATCTCCATCCCGCTGTTCATCTTCATGGCCGCCTTGCTGGAACGGTCCGGCATCGCAAAGGACATGTATACCTCGCTGAACGTCTGGATGAACCGGATGCGCGGCGGGATCGCGGTCGTGACCTCGATCATGGCCGTCATCATGGCGGCGATGTCGGGGATCATCGGCGGCGAAGTCGTCCTGCTGGGCCTGATCGCCCTGCCGCAGATGCTGCGCCTTGGCTATGACCAGAACCTGGCCATCGGCACCATCTGTGCCTCGGGCAGCCTGGGCACGATGATCCCGCCGTCGATCGTGCTGATCATCTTTGGCCTGATCACCGAAACCTCGATCAAGGCGCTGTTCACGGCGGCCTTTGTGCCCGGTTTCATGCTGGCCAGCTTCATCATCATCTACATCATCGTGCGCACGCAGATGAACCCGGCCCTGGCCCCCCTGCCCGAGCCGAAGCCCGGAGAGCCTGAAACAGGCGAAAAGGCGATGCTGTTCGGCGCGTTCCTGTCGATCCTGGTCGCCGGTTTTTCGGCCGCCCTGTTCGTGCGGGCGCTGTTCTTCACCGTCACGGGCCAGAACGCGGTGATCGAAAACGTCGATCCCATCAGCCTGGGCCAACCGCATCACGTCTGGGTCTTTGGCATCGCCTTTGTCGTGGCCATGGCGTTGATCTACCTGGTGTTCAAACCGTCCCGGGCGAAAACCGGCTGGGCCATGGGCAAGGGCCTGGTGGCGCCCATCGTCGTGATCGGCGTGGTCATGGGGTCCATCTACGGCGGCATCTCGGGCATCACCGAGGCGGCCGGCATGGGCGTGGTTGCGGTGTTCCTCATCTCTCTGTTCCGGGGCGAAGCCTCGGTGGAGCTGGTCTGGGACAGCCTGATGCGGACGCTGAAATCGACGGGCACCATCATCTGGGTGACCATCGGCGCGGCGACGTTGGCCGGGGCCTATACCATCGCGGGTGGGCCCACCTATGTGGCCAACATCATCACCAGTGCGGATTTGCCAACCATGGGCATTCTGCTGGTCATGATGCTGATCCTGCTGATCATGGGTGCCTTCATGGACTGGGTCGGCATCGTGCTGCTGATCATCCCGGTGTTCCTGCCCATCGTGCAGCGTCTGCCCATCGAAGAGATCGGCCTGCTGGGTCACGTGGAGCCGAAGAACCTGGCGGTCTGGTTCGGGGTGTTGTTCTGCATGAACATGCAGGTCAGTTTCCTGTCGCCGCCCTTTGGGCCCGCCGCCTTCTACCTGAAGTCGGTCTGCCCGCCGCATATCTCGCTGACGGACATCTTCCGCGGGTTCCTGCCGTTCATCTGCATCCAGATCCTCGCGTTGTCGGTGTTGCTGATCTATCCGCCGATCATCGAAGTTCTGCTAGACTAG
- a CDS encoding TRAP transporter small permease subunit, translating into MADTPSPTPVETIGDAGPVVYKPTPIEWIVPILFAGCFAWMTWNGPAFLMTFREAGPAVDALARRYGEINIFDWLSVVGTIGFLILGIKTVRRAPSEWEDWGLFDRISVFIGRVTMLLILTLVCVMVYEVVLRYVFERPTLWANEMSLWLAGFVFVLSGLYAMQQRSHIRIFLLYDVMPRWMQRTCDVISTALIVVFSFALFYGGFGEAYAKFMRWETFGTAFDPPIPATLKPTILIIVTLVAVQAIANLIRDWNLEPVVHSAADDIDQEELERLRRQVAED; encoded by the coding sequence ATGGCTGACACGCCCTCCCCGACCCCGGTCGAGACCATCGGCGATGCCGGGCCCGTGGTCTACAAGCCCACACCGATCGAGTGGATCGTCCCGATCCTTTTTGCCGGCTGCTTTGCCTGGATGACCTGGAACGGACCTGCGTTTCTGATGACGTTCCGCGAGGCCGGCCCTGCGGTTGACGCGCTCGCGCGACGCTACGGTGAAATCAACATTTTCGACTGGCTTTCGGTCGTGGGCACCATCGGGTTCCTGATCCTGGGCATCAAGACGGTCCGCCGCGCCCCCTCCGAATGGGAGGATTGGGGCCTGTTCGACCGGATCTCGGTCTTCATCGGTCGGGTCACCATGCTGCTGATCCTGACGCTGGTCTGCGTGATGGTCTACGAAGTCGTGCTGCGCTACGTGTTCGAGCGCCCGACGCTTTGGGCCAACGAGATGTCGCTTTGGCTGGCCGGGTTCGTTTTCGTGCTGTCGGGTCTTTATGCCATGCAGCAACGCAGCCACATCCGCATCTTCCTGCTGTATGACGTGATGCCGCGCTGGATGCAGCGGACCTGCGACGTGATTTCGACCGCGCTGATCGTCGTCTTTTCCTTTGCGCTGTTCTACGGCGGATTTGGCGAAGCCTATGCGAAATTCATGCGGTGGGAGACGTTCGGCACCGCCTTCGACCCGCCGATCCCGGCGACGCTGAAGCCGACGATCCTGATCATCGTCACGCTCGTGGCCGTGCAGGCCATCGCAAACCTGATCCGCGACTGGAACCTGGAACCGGTGGTGCATTCCGCCGCCGACGACATTGACCAGGAAGAGCTGGAGCGACTGCGCCGTCAGGTTGCAGAAGACTGA
- a CDS encoding UxaA family hydrolase, whose translation MTDFVRLDPSDNVVTAIRALPAAHVIENTVTTGLVPSGHKIATAAIAPGAPILKYGQIIGYASAQIAPGDHVHTQNCAFAATDVEYEFGTDLRPVAPATGDTFLGYRRENGSVGTRNYVAIVTSVNCSATAARRIADAFGPEELAAYPNVDGVVAFVHGTGCGMASDGDGFEALQRVMWGYAKHPNHAAVLMVGLGCEMNQIDWLLEAWDLKQGPTFQTMNIQNVAGLRRTIEMGVEKVRAMLPIANQAVRTPCPASALKVALQCGGSDAWSGVTANPALGHACDLLVAQGGTGVLAETPEIYGAEHLLTRRAATREVGDRLIGLIDWWKDYTERNHGSMDNNPSPGNKKGGLTTILEKSLGAAAKGGTSPLTGVYKYAEQVRAAGFTFMDSPGYDPASVTGQIAGGCQLVCFTTGRGSAFGSKPAPTIKVATNATLYGRMTEDMDVNAGEILEGRTTVEQKGREIYELFLRVASGEVSKSEAQGLGDYEFVPWQIGAVM comes from the coding sequence ATGACTGATTTCGTCCGCCTCGACCCCAGCGACAACGTCGTGACCGCCATCCGCGCCCTGCCGGCAGCCCACGTCATAGAAAACACTGTGACCACCGGCCTTGTCCCGTCGGGGCACAAGATCGCGACGGCTGCCATCGCACCGGGCGCGCCGATCCTGAAATACGGTCAGATCATCGGCTACGCCTCGGCGCAGATCGCGCCGGGCGACCATGTCCATACACAGAACTGCGCCTTTGCCGCCACCGATGTGGAGTATGAATTCGGAACCGACCTGCGGCCCGTGGCGCCCGCGACAGGCGACACATTCCTGGGCTATCGGCGGGAAAACGGCTCGGTGGGAACGCGGAACTACGTGGCGATTGTCACATCGGTCAATTGCTCTGCCACTGCCGCGCGCCGCATCGCCGACGCCTTCGGCCCCGAGGAACTGGCCGCCTATCCCAACGTCGACGGCGTCGTGGCCTTTGTCCACGGCACCGGGTGTGGCATGGCGTCTGATGGCGACGGGTTCGAGGCGTTGCAGCGTGTCATGTGGGGCTATGCCAAGCACCCCAACCATGCCGCCGTGTTGATGGTCGGCCTGGGGTGCGAGATGAACCAGATCGACTGGCTGCTGGAGGCCTGGGACCTCAAGCAGGGACCGACGTTTCAGACGATGAACATCCAGAACGTGGCCGGCCTGCGCCGCACCATCGAGATGGGCGTCGAAAAGGTGCGCGCCATGCTGCCGATTGCCAATCAGGCGGTCCGCACGCCCTGCCCTGCCTCGGCGTTGAAGGTCGCGCTGCAATGCGGCGGGTCGGACGCCTGGTCAGGTGTCACCGCGAACCCGGCTCTGGGCCATGCCTGCGACTTGCTGGTGGCGCAGGGCGGCACCGGCGTCCTGGCGGAAACGCCTGAAATTTACGGGGCCGAACATCTGCTGACGCGCCGCGCCGCCACGCGCGAGGTGGGCGACCGTCTGATCGGGCTGATCGACTGGTGGAAGGATTACACCGAACGCAACCACGGCTCGATGGACAACAACCCCTCGCCCGGCAACAAGAAGGGTGGCCTGACCACAATCCTGGAAAAATCGCTGGGCGCCGCCGCCAAGGGCGGGACCAGCCCGCTGACCGGCGTTTACAAATACGCAGAGCAGGTGCGCGCCGCGGGGTTCACCTTCATGGACAGCCCCGGCTACGATCCGGCCTCGGTCACGGGCCAGATCGCGGGTGGCTGTCAGCTGGTCTGCTTTACGACCGGGCGCGGCTCTGCGTTCGGGTCCAAACCGGCACCGACGATCAAGGTGGCGACCAACGCGACGCTTTACGGGCGGATGACCGAAGACATGGACGTGAACGCGGGCGAGATCCTGGAAGGCCGGACCACCGTGGAACAGAAAGGTCGCGAGATCTATGAGCTGTTCCTGCGGGTCGCCTCGGGCGAGGTGTCCAAGTCAGAGGCGCAGGGATTGGGCGACTACGAGTTCGTGCCCTGGCAAATCGGAGCCGTGATGTGA
- a CDS encoding Gfo/Idh/MocA family protein, with protein MTRLLLAGTGLIGTRHQAHIEAHPDLVLAGIIDPDPARRAHPTVPGFASIDDVDVAADGIVLATPTGSHAPLTIAAARRGWHVLVEKPVADTLENADAMIAAADAAGVKVLVGHHRRHHPRVAKLQAVLASGRLGQPVAASLMWLMKKPDDYFAVDWRAGIDGAPIKQNLIHDVDTLRWLFGEVTDVVGLASNAVRGAARPESGGAVLRFDSGVTATIAYADTTPTPWGFEAGTGESPHIPHTAQDSLRIACTHGAIEFPSLRVWSGAAHWNEEPKPTQEDAPDGIPLVRQLEHFAEVIAGRATPVVDAASARRTLEVILRIEETAGVA; from the coding sequence ATGACCCGTCTTTTGCTGGCCGGAACCGGCCTGATCGGCACGCGCCATCAAGCCCATATCGAGGCCCATCCGGACCTGGTCCTGGCGGGCATCATCGACCCGGATCCCGCGCGGCGCGCGCACCCCACCGTGCCCGGTTTCGCCAGCATCGACGATGTCGACGTGGCGGCGGACGGCATCGTTCTGGCCACGCCCACGGGCAGCCACGCGCCCCTGACCATCGCCGCCGCCCGCCGTGGCTGGCACGTTCTGGTCGAGAAACCCGTGGCGGACACGCTGGAAAACGCCGATGCCATGATCGCCGCCGCCGACGCGGCAGGCGTCAAGGTTCTGGTCGGGCACCATCGTCGCCACCATCCCCGCGTGGCCAAGCTGCAGGCGGTGCTGGCTTCGGGTCGGTTGGGGCAACCGGTGGCGGCCTCGCTGATGTGGCTGATGAAGAAGCCGGACGACTACTTTGCCGTAGATTGGCGGGCGGGGATCGACGGGGCGCCGATCAAGCAGAACCTGATCCACGACGTCGACACGCTGCGTTGGCTGTTCGGCGAGGTAACGGATGTGGTCGGCCTGGCGTCCAATGCGGTGCGCGGCGCGGCGCGTCCCGAAAGCGGGGGGGCCGTTTTGCGGTTCGATAGCGGGGTGACCGCGACCATTGCCTATGCCGACACCACGCCCACCCCCTGGGGGTTCGAGGCGGGCACGGGCGAAAGCCCCCATATTCCCCACACCGCTCAGGACAGCCTGCGCATCGCCTGCACCCATGGCGCGATCGAGTTCCCGTCCCTGCGCGTCTGGTCCGGTGCGGCCCATTGGAACGAAGAACCGAAACCCACGCAGGAGGACGCGCCCGACGGCATTCCGCTGGTGCGCCAGCTGGAACATTTCGCCGAGGTCATTGCGGGGCGGGCCACGCCGGTCGTGGACGCCGCAAGCGCGCGCCGCACGCTGGAGGTGATCTTGCGGATCGAAGAGACGGCGGGCGTCGCTTGA
- a CDS encoding phytanoyl-CoA dioxygenase family protein — MALTKTQVETFHRRGYLVVKDVLSPDRRATVMAEYDGLLDTLCPRWGIPRTGNFFADLRAAHLAGVDWFQPLDISLPGEEITAATPFHAGPAVFDMMTDPALLDVVEGIVGPEITSTPIQHVRIKPPARQLAPGEARAHVGGTAWHQDRGVAHAEADETTMVTVWIAMTDATEENGCLIVQPFDGPQGMLPHCPLRQTAIPDSFLDADRAVALPVKAGDILLLHPMIPHASLDNTTEGFRWSFDLRYQTTGQPTGRAHFPDFIARSADRSKELRDARAWRESWVAARIACAGGPHVPIHRWTSASPNCA, encoded by the coding sequence ATGGCATTGACGAAGACCCAGGTCGAGACGTTCCATCGCCGCGGCTACCTTGTGGTCAAGGACGTGCTGTCCCCCGACCGTCGCGCCACCGTCATGGCGGAATATGACGGGCTGCTCGACACGCTTTGCCCCCGTTGGGGGATCCCGCGGACCGGGAACTTCTTTGCGGATCTTCGCGCCGCGCATCTGGCCGGAGTGGACTGGTTCCAACCTCTCGATATTTCGCTGCCCGGTGAGGAAATCACCGCAGCCACACCGTTTCACGCAGGCCCCGCCGTTTTCGACATGATGACCGACCCGGCGTTGCTGGATGTGGTCGAAGGGATCGTGGGCCCGGAAATCACCTCTACCCCCATTCAACACGTCCGCATCAAACCGCCCGCGCGGCAATTGGCCCCCGGTGAGGCGCGCGCGCATGTGGGCGGGACGGCCTGGCATCAGGATCGCGGCGTGGCCCACGCCGAGGCCGACGAAACCACGATGGTCACCGTCTGGATCGCGATGACCGACGCGACCGAGGAAAACGGCTGTCTGATCGTGCAGCCATTCGATGGCCCGCAGGGGATGCTGCCGCACTGCCCGCTTCGCCAGACGGCCATCCCCGACAGCTTTCTCGACGCGGATCGCGCGGTGGCGCTGCCTGTGAAGGCGGGGGACATTCTGCTGCTGCACCCGATGATCCCGCATGCCTCGCTCGACAACACGACAGAGGGGTTTCGCTGGTCCTTTGACCTGAGGTATCAAACCACGGGGCAGCCCACGGGCCGCGCGCATTTTCCCGATTTCATCGCCCGCTCTGCCGATCGCAGCAAGGAGCTGCGGGACGCACGCGCATGGCGCGAAAGCTGGGTCGCGGCACGCATCGCCTGTGCCGGGGGCCCGCATGTTCCGATCCACCGCTGGACCTCTGCCAGCCCGAATTGCGCCTGA
- a CDS encoding NAD(P)-dependent oxidoreductase — protein sequence MTKLTLLGTGLMGAPMARNLIAAGHDVTVWNRSLDKARAIDGAVVAETPVDAVRGAPIVISMLSDGPASDAVQVAAMDAFAEGAVWVEMGSIKPEEARAHAARFAEGGFGYVDAPVSGGTKGAEGATLAIMAGGEAATFAAVESVLANLGRPVHVGPVGAGQLAKLANQAIVACTIGAVAEAMLLLEAGGADPGAVRRALKGGFADSVILQQHGARMSERNFVPGGLTKFQIKDLDNVLGEAAGLGLELPTVTAVNDRFKHLRDAMDGGDMDHSALFLELLARNGRT from the coding sequence ATGACCAAACTCACCCTGCTCGGCACCGGCCTGATGGGCGCGCCGATGGCCCGCAACCTGATCGCGGCGGGCCACGACGTCACCGTCTGGAACCGGTCGCTGGACAAGGCGCGTGCGATTGACGGGGCCGTGGTCGCGGAAACGCCGGTGGACGCGGTACGCGGCGCGCCGATCGTGATTTCCATGCTGTCGGACGGGCCCGCGTCGGACGCGGTGCAGGTCGCGGCCATGGATGCCTTTGCCGAAGGCGCGGTCTGGGTCGAGATGGGGTCGATCAAACCGGAAGAGGCGCGCGCCCATGCCGCGCGATTTGCCGAGGGCGGGTTCGGGTACGTCGATGCGCCGGTATCGGGCGGCACCAAGGGGGCCGAGGGCGCCACCCTGGCGATCATGGCGGGCGGCGAGGCTGCGACCTTTGCCGCGGTCGAAAGCGTGTTGGCGAACCTGGGACGGCCCGTGCACGTGGGGCCCGTCGGCGCAGGACAATTGGCGAAGCTGGCCAACCAGGCGATCGTCGCCTGCACCATCGGTGCCGTGGCCGAAGCGATGCTGCTGCTGGAGGCGGGCGGGGCCGACCCGGGCGCGGTGCGCCGCGCGCTGAAGGGCGGGTTCGCCGACAGCGTCATCCTGCAACAGCACGGCGCGCGCATGAGCGAGCGGAATTTCGTGCCCGGCGGGCTGACCAAGTTCCAGATCAAGGACCTGGACAACGTGCTGGGCGAGGCCGCGGGCCTGGGACTGGAATTGCCGACGGTAACGGCGGTGAATGACCGGTTCAAACATCTGCGTGACGCCATGGATGGCGGCGACATGGACCATTCCGCCCTGTTCCTGGAACTGTTGGCGCGCAACGGGCGCACCTAG
- a CDS encoding SDR family oxidoreductase, protein MTDRLKGKRALITAAGQGIGRATAEMFIAEGAEVFATDVNADLLTGLDCETHALDVRDDASVAKGIARAQPNVLFNCAGFVHHGTILDTTDADWDFGFDLNVRSMLRTIQAALPIMLEQGGGSIINMSSALGSIIGGPNRFVYGATKAAVIGITKSVAIDYIKQGIRCNAICPGTVESPSWHDRVRALGEQLGSQEEAMKQFVARQPMGRVAKATEIAALATYLASDESAFTTGHPHIIDGGWSGQ, encoded by the coding sequence ATGACAGACAGATTGAAGGGCAAGCGCGCGCTGATCACCGCCGCGGGCCAGGGCATCGGCCGTGCCACCGCCGAGATGTTCATCGCCGAAGGGGCCGAGGTTTTCGCCACCGACGTGAACGCCGATCTGCTGACGGGGCTGGACTGCGAAACCCATGCGCTCGACGTCCGCGACGATGCCAGCGTGGCAAAGGGCATCGCGCGCGCGCAACCCAACGTGTTGTTCAACTGCGCCGGGTTCGTCCACCACGGCACCATCCTCGACACGACCGATGCCGATTGGGATTTCGGATTCGACCTCAACGTCCGGTCCATGCTGCGCACGATCCAGGCCGCGCTGCCGATCATGCTGGAACAGGGGGGCGGGTCGATCATCAACATGTCCTCCGCGCTCGGCTCGATCATCGGGGGGCCGAACCGCTTCGTCTATGGTGCGACCAAGGCCGCGGTGATCGGCATCACGAAATCGGTGGCCATCGATTACATCAAACAGGGCATCCGCTGTAACGCGATCTGTCCGGGCACCGTTGAATCTCCGTCCTGGCACGACCGCGTGCGCGCCCTTGGCGAACAACTCGGCAGCCAGGAAGAAGCGATGAAGCAGTTCGTCGCCCGCCAACCCATGGGGCGCGTCGCGAAGGCCACCGAAATCGCAGCCCTCGCCACCTATCTCGCCTCTGACGAAAGCGCGTTCACCACCGGCCATCCGCACATCATTGATGGCGGCTGGTCGGGCCAGTAA